From a region of the Marinomonas mediterranea MMB-1 genome:
- a CDS encoding DUF2797 domain-containing protein has product MINGDLRKMQADVDDDTNVSYKMRIGDHIVPLNEYLGKKISLSFSGAIHCINCGKTSKKSFSQGFCFPCFKKLAACDTCIMSPEKCHFHKGTCREPEWAEKHCMQGHYVYLANSSALKVGITRGDQLPTRWLDQGATQARPIFHVANRRLSGLVETVFKDVVADKTNWRNMLKGLDVDFNLYQEQERLIEQVYEGLDALQSEFGIEAIEDLSDKNQTYEFRYPVLEYPTKVVSINAEKTPLVEGTLMGIKGQYWILDTGVINIRKYTGYEALLNI; this is encoded by the coding sequence ATGATTAACGGCGATCTTCGGAAAATGCAGGCGGATGTAGATGATGACACTAATGTTTCGTATAAGATGCGAATAGGTGACCACATCGTTCCGTTAAATGAGTATCTTGGTAAAAAAATATCGCTGTCATTTTCTGGCGCAATTCACTGTATAAATTGTGGTAAGACGAGTAAAAAATCTTTCAGCCAAGGTTTTTGCTTTCCGTGCTTTAAAAAACTCGCCGCGTGCGACACATGCATCATGAGCCCCGAAAAGTGTCATTTCCATAAAGGCACATGCCGTGAACCTGAATGGGCAGAGAAGCACTGTATGCAGGGGCACTATGTTTATCTCGCAAATTCGTCTGCGTTAAAGGTCGGGATTACGAGGGGCGATCAGTTACCGACTCGTTGGCTTGATCAGGGAGCGACTCAAGCTCGACCAATATTTCATGTCGCGAATCGTCGTTTATCTGGTTTAGTCGAAACCGTATTCAAGGACGTCGTCGCCGATAAGACAAATTGGAGAAATATGCTGAAAGGCCTCGATGTAGACTTCAATTTGTATCAGGAGCAAGAGCGCCTGATAGAGCAGGTCTACGAAGGGTTGGATGCACTGCAAAGTGAATTCGGCATTGAGGCGATTGAAGACCTATCTGATAAAAATCAAACTTATGAATTTCGTTATCCTGTGCTTGAGTATCCCACGAAAGTGGTAAGCATTAATGCAGAGAAAACGCCGTTAGTAGAAGGCACTTTGATGGGAATTAAAGGCCAATACTGGATACTAGATACTGGTGTCATCAACATTAGAAAGTATACGGGTTATGAAGCCTTACTAAATATTTAG
- the pepN gene encoding aminopeptidase N: protein MKESSPSAIYLKDYQVPNFLIDKTELTFELDEASVVVTARLHMRRNSASNDQSASLALDGGEDMKLIGVAIDNNPLASKDYQLTSQQLEIFTVPDEFVLTCETLIEPQNNTRLEGLYRSSSMFCTQCEAEGFRHITYYLDRPDVMSVFTTTIIADENKYPVMLSNGNEVERGMTEDGRTVVTWHDPFKKPAYLFALVAGDLAVQDDVFKTKSGRAVTLRIFTEQHNIDKVDYAMGALKRSMKWDEEAYGREYDLDIFMVVAVDDFNMGAMENKGLNIFNSSCLLASPETTTDDAYLRIEAIVAHEYFHNWSGNRVTCRDWFQLSLKEGFTVFRDQTFSSDMHSETVKRVEDVSFLRTAQFAEDAGPMAHPVRPASFIEISNFYTLTVYEKGAEIVRMIHTLLGEKCFRKGADLYFERHDGQAVTCDDFVTAMEDASGIDLSQFKRWYSQAGTPELVLSSEYSESSKTFTLTVQQTTQPTPGQDTKLPLHIPIKLGLISHDGKELKSTYDDCREREHVLHLKGEKTVFEFFNVESKPVPSILRGFSAPVKVEYGYSTEELLLLMSCDSDGFNRWDAGQQLAVRELKALIDQVKNSETLIESSDLVSGYKALLLNEELDPAMVALILTLPSQAYLSELEAEIDPQAIYTARDHLTKVIAKALQNEFSSVYSQNTEETVYEPNAAQIAKRALKNTALRYWVESGDVKALEALTEQFANSDNMTDQYAALAIAVEANIDKADSMLATFYDQWLHESLVVNKWLTLSACKEDRKGLEKVNELMSHPAFDIKNPNKVRAVLGGMSRSVQVFHNEDGSGYRYLADQIIYLNKRNPQLASRMCTPLTRWKKYKSILSGLMKSELIRIQKEELSKDVYEVITKSLEG, encoded by the coding sequence ATGAAAGAAAGTTCGCCGTCTGCTATTTATCTGAAGGATTATCAAGTCCCAAATTTCCTGATCGATAAAACGGAACTGACATTTGAACTAGACGAAGCGAGCGTTGTTGTTACCGCTCGCTTGCATATGCGTCGCAATAGCGCGTCGAACGATCAGTCCGCTTCGTTAGCGTTGGACGGCGGCGAAGATATGAAGCTTATTGGTGTTGCAATTGACAATAATCCTCTTGCTTCAAAAGACTATCAGCTAACGAGTCAGCAACTTGAAATATTTACTGTGCCTGATGAGTTTGTTCTTACCTGCGAGACATTGATCGAACCACAAAATAACACTCGCTTAGAAGGCTTGTATCGTTCGTCTTCTATGTTTTGCACACAGTGTGAAGCTGAAGGTTTCCGCCACATAACCTATTACTTGGATCGACCTGATGTGATGTCAGTGTTTACTACGACTATTATCGCGGATGAAAACAAGTATCCAGTCATGCTATCAAACGGTAATGAAGTTGAACGCGGCATGACAGAAGATGGAAGAACGGTTGTAACGTGGCACGACCCGTTTAAAAAGCCCGCTTATTTGTTTGCGCTCGTAGCGGGCGATCTCGCTGTTCAGGATGACGTATTCAAAACAAAAAGCGGACGAGCGGTTACGCTGAGAATTTTTACCGAGCAGCATAATATCGATAAAGTCGATTATGCTATGGGGGCGTTAAAACGCTCCATGAAGTGGGACGAAGAGGCCTACGGTAGAGAATATGATCTTGATATTTTTATGGTGGTCGCGGTTGATGACTTCAATATGGGAGCGATGGAGAATAAAGGGCTAAACATCTTTAATTCCTCTTGTTTGTTAGCAAGTCCTGAAACCACAACAGACGATGCTTATTTACGAATTGAAGCAATTGTTGCTCATGAGTATTTTCATAACTGGTCCGGTAACCGAGTTACCTGTCGAGATTGGTTTCAATTGAGTCTTAAAGAAGGCTTTACCGTATTTCGTGATCAAACATTTTCGTCCGATATGCATTCTGAAACCGTAAAGCGAGTTGAAGACGTTTCTTTTCTTCGAACGGCTCAATTTGCAGAGGATGCAGGCCCAATGGCGCATCCGGTAAGGCCAGCTTCATTTATTGAAATATCTAACTTCTATACCTTGACTGTGTATGAAAAAGGCGCCGAAATTGTACGTATGATCCACACGTTGTTGGGTGAAAAATGCTTCCGTAAAGGTGCTGACCTCTATTTCGAGCGCCATGACGGTCAAGCGGTCACTTGTGATGATTTTGTCACGGCTATGGAAGACGCAAGTGGCATCGATTTGTCCCAGTTTAAGCGTTGGTACTCTCAAGCAGGGACACCTGAGCTAGTTCTGAGCAGCGAGTACTCAGAGTCGAGTAAAACATTCACATTAACTGTCCAACAGACTACTCAGCCAACACCTGGACAGGACACTAAATTGCCGCTGCATATTCCTATTAAGCTAGGGTTGATCTCGCATGACGGCAAAGAGCTTAAGTCTACCTACGATGACTGTCGTGAGCGCGAGCATGTATTGCACCTAAAAGGTGAAAAAACCGTTTTTGAATTTTTTAATGTTGAAAGCAAACCTGTACCTTCGATTCTGCGAGGGTTCTCAGCACCTGTGAAGGTTGAATATGGCTATTCGACAGAGGAATTGTTGCTCCTTATGTCATGTGACTCCGACGGGTTTAATCGTTGGGATGCGGGTCAGCAGTTGGCGGTGAGAGAACTTAAAGCGTTAATTGATCAGGTAAAGAACAGCGAAACGTTAATTGAATCCTCTGATTTAGTGTCTGGCTACAAGGCATTGTTGTTAAATGAAGAGCTTGATCCAGCGATGGTTGCTCTGATCCTTACACTTCCAAGTCAGGCGTATTTGTCCGAGTTAGAAGCGGAAATTGATCCGCAGGCAATCTATACGGCGCGTGACCATTTGACTAAAGTGATTGCCAAGGCGCTGCAAAATGAGTTTTCTTCGGTTTACTCTCAAAACACAGAAGAAACGGTTTATGAGCCGAACGCCGCTCAAATTGCAAAACGCGCGCTCAAAAATACCGCGCTTCGTTATTGGGTAGAAAGTGGTGATGTTAAAGCGTTAGAAGCATTAACTGAGCAATTTGCAAACTCGGATAACATGACTGATCAATATGCAGCTTTAGCGATAGCAGTTGAAGCCAATATTGATAAAGCAGACTCGATGCTCGCAACGTTTTATGACCAGTGGCTCCATGAGTCATTAGTAGTAAACAAGTGGTTAACCTTGTCAGCATGTAAAGAGGACCGTAAAGGGCTTGAGAAAGTGAATGAACTTATGTCTCACCCAGCATTTGATATCAAAAACCCGAATAAGGTTCGTGCTGTATTAGGCGGGATGAGTCGAAGTGTTCAGGTATTCCATAACGAAGATGGAAGTGGCTATCGCTATTTGGCCGATCAAATTATTTATTTGAATAAGCGTAACCCTCAACTTGCCTCTCGAATGTGTACGCCACTCACGCGATGGAAAAAATACAAATCAATATTGAGTGGTTTAATGAAGTCGGAGTTAATCCGAATTCAAAAAGAAGAACTTTCGAAAGACGTATATGAAGTGATTACTAAAAGCCTAGAAGGGTAG
- a CDS encoding coiled-coil domain-containing protein yields MKNRYAVLAPVALGVLLSACSTTSKESESQLGQTDVNTVPVLSSDNNIPTGESDSNLNQEGAESSSTSNSEELAQANEKIALLEAKLQNRETNIAMLESKIAQNNETISQLHVQLDEKDRRILAISEASSNSVENLDELERTRAERDELENEYASLKLENEQLRDQLLAFSEENAKLSNELAGARTELALLNNQDTPSAGDPNSKASSDSSQTPPKIDDSPNPEFIALNESFRTLDSAHLALSKNYRDLQLQYADMKSQRDLLSEQNENNRSEIGRLKKENLRLGGALSEARAQHQVLWDKIRVQSDVIASLESDNARLSQASNIVVNAQSANTQLPSASNERGDLAAQSPISTGTNNATTLPEASLTNPPQTDKAEASDQSLLNAKIARLEAEVEAQNRVISDYQSQVFALEATLQKGDGAYEALEEKWRVLAQALENAQQENRLLMAELRAVERMLAKSEEKQDELSQSLEALNTEKQALLESIGQLEELAQTRSEEKAALEAQVNNLIPFEGAVLSLQTQLKSKISDVSWTIPEKAIVNDVFEVLVSANIENPVLGQTYLADLYVDSSIDMLSAREAEAVVEEGAVSFRWRLGGLAEIPKATVNLVITQQMNYQEDIIKRPVFKGENSLQLQNNNLFEKYGLWGIAILAALGGGFLVGKLGRPKA; encoded by the coding sequence ATGAAGAATCGTTATGCAGTGTTGGCGCCGGTTGCTCTTGGCGTGCTCTTGTCGGCTTGTAGTACGACGAGCAAAGAGAGTGAATCGCAATTGGGCCAAACTGATGTAAATACCGTTCCTGTTTTGTCTTCAGATAACAATATTCCTACGGGCGAATCAGACAGCAATCTTAATCAAGAGGGCGCTGAATCGTCGTCAACATCTAATAGTGAAGAGCTCGCACAAGCGAACGAAAAAATCGCATTGCTCGAAGCGAAACTTCAAAACCGCGAAACCAATATCGCGATGTTAGAGTCGAAGATTGCGCAAAATAACGAAACTATTTCTCAACTACATGTTCAGCTAGATGAAAAAGATCGCCGCATTTTGGCTATTTCTGAAGCATCAAGCAATTCTGTTGAAAATCTAGATGAACTTGAGCGGACGCGAGCTGAACGCGACGAGCTCGAAAATGAATATGCCAGCCTAAAACTAGAAAACGAACAGCTGAGAGATCAGCTTTTAGCATTCAGTGAAGAAAATGCGAAGCTTTCCAATGAATTGGCTGGCGCTAGAACTGAATTAGCGCTTCTAAATAATCAAGATACGCCTAGTGCAGGTGACCCAAACTCGAAAGCCAGTAGTGACTCAAGCCAAACACCACCGAAAATAGACGACTCTCCAAACCCGGAGTTTATTGCATTAAACGAAAGCTTTAGAACGCTTGACTCTGCTCATTTGGCACTAAGCAAAAATTACCGCGATTTGCAGTTGCAATATGCTGACATGAAAAGTCAGCGTGATCTGCTATCGGAGCAGAATGAAAACAACCGATCAGAGATTGGTAGACTAAAAAAAGAAAATCTTCGATTGGGTGGTGCACTTTCTGAAGCTCGTGCACAGCATCAAGTACTTTGGGATAAAATCCGAGTTCAAAGTGACGTGATTGCGAGCCTAGAAAGCGATAATGCACGCTTGTCCCAAGCAAGCAATATTGTTGTTAATGCGCAATCAGCGAATACACAATTACCAAGCGCATCCAATGAGCGAGGTGACTTGGCCGCGCAAAGTCCGATTAGTACTGGTACTAATAACGCAACGACGCTACCTGAAGCATCACTAACAAATCCCCCGCAAACTGACAAAGCTGAAGCCTCCGATCAAAGTCTACTAAATGCGAAAATAGCGCGCTTAGAAGCAGAGGTAGAAGCACAGAATAGGGTGATTTCGGATTATCAGAGTCAGGTCTTTGCGCTCGAAGCTACGCTGCAAAAAGGCGATGGTGCATACGAAGCGCTTGAGGAAAAATGGCGTGTTCTTGCTCAGGCATTAGAAAACGCTCAACAAGAGAATCGTTTGCTAATGGCAGAGCTTCGAGCGGTTGAAAGAATGTTGGCTAAAAGTGAAGAAAAGCAAGACGAACTGTCACAGAGTCTTGAAGCCTTAAATACCGAAAAACAGGCGCTTCTTGAAAGTATTGGGCAGTTAGAAGAGCTTGCGCAAACGAGGTCTGAAGAGAAAGCAGCATTAGAAGCTCAAGTAAATAATTTAATTCCGTTTGAAGGCGCTGTTTTATCGTTACAGACACAGCTGAAGTCAAAAATATCAGATGTTTCGTGGACTATCCCTGAAAAAGCGATTGTAAACGATGTTTTTGAAGTCTTAGTGTCCGCAAATATTGAAAACCCTGTTCTTGGGCAAACGTATTTGGCTGATCTTTACGTAGATAGCTCTATTGATATGTTAAGTGCGCGTGAGGCTGAAGCGGTTGTGGAAGAGGGTGCTGTTAGTTTTAGATGGCGTCTGGGGGGATTGGCTGAAATCCCGAAAGCAACGGTTAATCTTGTTATCACTCAACAAATGAATTATCAAGAAGACATTATCAAACGCCCTGTTTTTAAAGGAGAGAATTCTCTTCAACTCCAGAATAATAATTTATTCGAAAAATACGGGCTCTGGGGAATTGCGATTCTTGCTGCATTGGGCGGCGGTTTTCTTGTGGGTAAACTTGGTCGACCGAAAGCTTAA